A single window of Finegoldia magna ATCC 29328 DNA harbors:
- a CDS encoding PrgI family protein: MIQVNIPRDISEYENKIFLNLTKRKLLALGSGLVLAILETIILSKFLKMNIIAYLIFLTVVPIAMIGFVKKDNLNMEDYLKKLYRGKFGVNKLTYKTEVNQNFYNMLNNKKRKRFVFKEDQMTQFDIKSGEILNKNDYTQLLNNKVLVDKKENNYVGLINYRVETKEYRKMIAEKYKKGKPKEEALFNFDERGELIGII, translated from the coding sequence TTGATACAGGTTAACATACCAAGAGATATTTCAGAATATGAAAATAAGATATTTTTAAATCTTACTAAAAGAAAATTATTGGCTTTAGGAAGTGGCTTAGTTTTAGCAATTTTAGAGACAATAATTTTATCTAAGTTTTTAAAGATGAACATAATAGCTTATCTAATATTTTTAACAGTAGTTCCAATAGCAATGATTGGCTTTGTTAAAAAAGATAATTTAAATATGGAAGATTATCTTAAGAAGTTATATCGTGGTAAATTTGGAGTGAATAAATTGACATATAAAACAGAAGTTAATCAAAACTTCTATAATATGTTAAATAACAAAAAAAGAAAGAGATTTGTTTTTAAAGAAGACCAAATGACACAGTTTGATATAAAATCTGGTGAGATATTAAATAAAAATGATTACACTCAATTATTGAACAATAAAGTTTTAGTCGATAAAAAAGAAAACAACTATGTCGGATTAATAAACTATAGAGTAGAAACAAAAGAATATCGCAAGATGATAGCCGAGAAATATAAAAAAGGTAAACCTAAAGAAGAGGCGTTGTTCAATTTTGACGAAAGAGGTGAGTTGATTGGGATTATTTAA